In the genome of Croceimicrobium hydrocarbonivorans, one region contains:
- a CDS encoding patatin-like phospholipase family protein, with amino-acid sequence MNKYSFMPRYLISFLLLFSFSLSAQEQPKLGLVLSGGGAKGLAHVGVLKAMEEAGLRPDFIAGTSMGSIVGGLYAIGYSATEIDSILRSVDWDRVLSNKMPLNYIAFEEKEYYDRYLVEFPVVDRKLKVGTGLIRGQRLSELMHLYFWPALQYDNFDQFPIPFRCVATNVGTGESEIFKDGPLPTALRSSMAIPTAFTAVSRDSSLLVDGGVLNNFPVELAEEWGADYIIGVNVGAKLNPDLPESMPEILMTLSMIPASKKLEKQAQTCDIYIQPELDQYDAASFGDAQEIMAVGDSTGQSYLPAMKQLAAKLGTPREALHMGQTEMAITIEQIKIEGNHIFSDDLILKKLQIAPGQTILRHDLQRGLRRVYGINGFKSIDYEIIKAPDGTNNLHLRLLEKEQNYFYAGLHADNIFSAGLSINFTSRNLLGEESRSVFALDLSKNPRFRFDHYQYLQQYKRWAFNFRYDYGALQIPSYSNGDLRNILISFSHKVHAILMSTQSLKESYAGGIFYENSRSRIRIGSDIPEGLESSIQQNYGFRLMHTANDLNDRNFPVSGGESILILNTYLGTTQTVRLEDGVDSIALGSQSIGGVTEYLNAQELKDLADHLNPGVYMDVLMSARYYRGIRPKLQWVPYYAVGLSLGSGEANSVVNAFRLGGLQRVAINDVRVLGIQFGEVVSPNFALIGLQVQEIFWEDFYLRYGINGLAYHPYRSLKQWGEMLTEGDYGALEHTLGMGAEFSWRTFFGPMSIGFSTNSSDWKARYYLGLGFSFNYSD; translated from the coding sequence TTGAATAAGTATTCTTTTATGCCGCGCTACCTGATCTCTTTTTTGCTCCTTTTTTCCTTTTCACTTTCTGCCCAGGAACAGCCGAAATTGGGCTTGGTGCTTAGTGGCGGCGGGGCTAAAGGACTGGCCCATGTGGGAGTCTTAAAGGCTATGGAAGAAGCGGGTTTGCGCCCAGATTTTATTGCCGGAACCAGTATGGGCTCCATAGTAGGTGGGCTATATGCCATTGGTTATTCAGCTACCGAAATTGACAGTATTCTGCGCAGTGTAGATTGGGATCGGGTGCTCTCCAATAAAATGCCTCTTAATTATATTGCCTTTGAAGAAAAAGAGTATTACGATCGCTACTTAGTAGAATTTCCGGTGGTAGATCGAAAGCTTAAAGTAGGCACCGGCTTAATACGTGGGCAAAGATTAAGTGAGTTAATGCATCTCTATTTCTGGCCGGCCCTTCAGTATGATAATTTTGATCAGTTCCCCATTCCTTTTCGCTGCGTGGCCACTAATGTAGGCACGGGGGAGTCGGAGATTTTTAAAGATGGTCCACTACCTACTGCTTTGCGTTCCAGCATGGCTATTCCTACGGCTTTTACGGCGGTGAGCCGAGATAGTTCCCTTTTGGTAGATGGAGGGGTACTCAACAATTTCCCGGTGGAGTTGGCAGAAGAGTGGGGGGCAGATTATATCATTGGTGTTAATGTGGGAGCTAAGCTCAATCCCGATTTGCCTGAAAGCATGCCCGAAATTTTGATGACACTTTCCATGATCCCAGCTTCCAAGAAACTGGAGAAACAGGCCCAAACTTGTGACATTTATATTCAGCCCGAATTGGATCAATACGATGCGGCCAGCTTTGGCGATGCCCAAGAAATAATGGCGGTGGGAGATAGTACCGGGCAATCGTATTTACCAGCCATGAAACAATTGGCGGCTAAGCTAGGAACACCCCGTGAAGCTTTGCACATGGGGCAAACGGAAATGGCCATTACCATTGAGCAGATTAAAATAGAGGGAAATCATATTTTTTCGGATGACTTGATTTTAAAGAAGCTCCAGATTGCCCCCGGACAAACCATTTTACGCCATGACCTGCAAAGAGGCCTGCGTAGAGTTTACGGCATTAATGGCTTTAAGAGCATTGATTATGAAATCATTAAAGCCCCGGATGGAACCAATAATTTACATTTACGCTTATTAGAAAAGGAGCAAAATTATTTTTATGCTGGACTGCATGCCGATAATATTTTCTCCGCCGGGCTCAGTATTAATTTTACCAGTCGAAATTTATTAGGGGAGGAGTCGCGTAGCGTTTTTGCACTAGACCTTTCTAAAAATCCTCGTTTTCGCTTCGATCATTATCAATATCTACAACAGTATAAACGCTGGGCTTTTAACTTCCGCTATGATTACGGAGCCCTCCAAATTCCCAGTTATTCCAATGGGGATCTGCGAAATATCTTGATTTCATTTAGTCATAAAGTGCATGCCATCTTAATGAGTACCCAATCTCTAAAGGAAAGCTATGCCGGGGGTATCTTTTATGAGAATAGCCGTTCGCGGATTCGCATTGGTTCCGATATCCCGGAAGGGCTGGAAAGTTCTATTCAGCAGAATTATGGCTTTCGCCTGATGCATACCGCTAATGACCTCAATGATCGCAATTTCCCGGTATCAGGAGGGGAGTCGATCTTAATATTAAATACCTATCTGGGTACCACCCAAACAGTTCGCCTGGAAGACGGGGTAGACAGCATTGCCTTGGGCTCTCAATCGATTGGCGGGGTTACTGAATATTTAAATGCTCAGGAATTAAAGGATCTGGCAGATCATCTAAATCCTGGGGTTTATATGGACGTTTTGATGAGTGCTCGCTATTATCGAGGCATTCGTCCTAAATTACAGTGGGTGCCTTATTATGCTGTGGGCTTAAGCTTGGGGTCTGGGGAGGCAAATTCGGTAGTAAATGCCTTTCGCCTAGGAGGTTTACAGCGCGTTGCTATTAATGATGTTCGGGTTTTAGGGATTCAGTTCGGGGAGGTTGTAAGCCCCAATTTTGCCTTAATAGGCCTTCAAGTTCAGGAAATATTTTGGGAAGATTTCTACCTGCGCTACGGTATCAATGGTTTGGCCTACCATCCTTATCGCTCCTTAAAGCAATGGGGGGAGATGTTGACCGAAGGAGATTATGGGGCGCTGGAACATACTTTGGGTATGGGGGCAGAGTTTAGTTGGCGAACTTTTTTCGGACCGATGTCCATTGGTTTTAGCACCAATAGCAGTGATTGGAAGGCTCGTTATTATTTAGGTCTAGGCTTTTCCTTTAATTATTCGGATTAA